In Arachis hypogaea cultivar Tifrunner chromosome 17, arahy.Tifrunner.gnm2.J5K5, whole genome shotgun sequence, a single window of DNA contains:
- the LOC112764405 gene encoding HMG1/2-like protein isoform X2, producing MHLISDALFPFHRILFTSKLFTHTPREEFRKQFNKDHPENKAVSAVGKAAGAKWKQMSDAEKAPYVAKSEKRKQDYEKNMRAYNKKQAEGPTGGDEEESDKSISEVNDEDDDEDGSGEEDDDE from the exons ATGCATTTGATTTCCGATGCGCTCTTCCCTTTCCACCGAATATTGTTCACCTCAAAACTTTTTACCCACACACCAcg GGAAGAATTTAGGAAACAGTTCAACAAGGATCATCCTGAAAACAAAGCAGTATCTGCT GTGGGCAAGGCTGCTGGAGCTAAATGGAAACAAATGTCTGATGCT GAAAAAGCACCTTATGTGGCAAAGTCAGAGAAACGAAAGCAGGACTATGAGAAGAACATGAGAGCCTACAACAAAAAACAG GCTGAAGGTCCTACTGGTGGAGATGAAGAGGAATCAGACAAGTCAATATCCGAGGtcaatgatgaagatgatgatgaggatggaaGCGGCGAG GAAGACGATGATGAGTAG
- the LOC112764405 gene encoding HMG1/2-like protein isoform X1, giving the protein MKGAKSKAESKRGDAKLAVNKKGTPATKGGRKTGKGKAAKDPNKPKRPPSAFFVFMEEFRKQFNKDHPENKAVSAVGKAAGAKWKQMSDAEKAPYVAKSEKRKQDYEKNMRAYNKKQAEGPTGGDEEESDKSISEVNDEDDDEDGSGEEDDDE; this is encoded by the exons ATGAAAGGTGCAAAGTCCAAAGCCGAATCCAAGAGAGGCGATGCCAA GCTTGCCGTGAATAAGAAAGGAACTCCGGCCACGAAGGGCGGTAGGAAAACCGGCAAGGGAAAAGCCGCCAAAGACCCTAACAAGCCAAAGAGGCCACCGAGTGCTTTCTTCGTTTTcat GGAAGAATTTAGGAAACAGTTCAACAAGGATCATCCTGAAAACAAAGCAGTATCTGCT GTGGGCAAGGCTGCTGGAGCTAAATGGAAACAAATGTCTGATGCT GAAAAAGCACCTTATGTGGCAAAGTCAGAGAAACGAAAGCAGGACTATGAGAAGAACATGAGAGCCTACAACAAAAAACAG GCTGAAGGTCCTACTGGTGGAGATGAAGAGGAATCAGACAAGTCAATATCCGAGGtcaatgatgaagatgatgatgaggatggaaGCGGCGAG GAAGACGATGATGAGTAG